In Arachis hypogaea cultivar Tifrunner chromosome 2, arahy.Tifrunner.gnm2.J5K5, whole genome shotgun sequence, a genomic segment contains:
- the LOC112752655 gene encoding uncharacterized protein, whose amino-acid sequence MASYKENRTAQIRLVSSHNEVYEPCDDSFALVDALLADRTNLLEHCPTMCMEIGCGSGYVITSLALILGRERGGVNYIATDINPNAVKVTRETLDAHGVDAELILTDIASGLENRLAGLVDVMVVNPPYVPTPEDEVGAEGIISSWAGGENGRRVIDRILPVADHLLSEKGWLYMVTLTANNPSEICLQMRKKGYASKIIIQRSTEEESLHIIKFWRDFDTTVDEVTDQSLIGFLGSLLAQIPLFSLWRGSNSNDNC is encoded by the exons ATG GCTTCATACAAGGAGAATAGAACTGCCCAAATTCGGCTTGTGAGTTCACATAATGAGGTTTATGAACCATGTGATGATTCTTTTGCGCTGGTTGACGCTCTGCTTGCCGATCGCACTAACTTGTTGGAACATTGTCCTACAATGTGTATGGAGATTGGCTGTGGCAGTGGATATGTCATTACTTCCCTTGCTCTTATTCTTGGGCGCGAAAGAGGTGGCGTCAACTATATCGCAACTGACATAAACCCAAATGCAGTTAAGGTGACCCGTGAGACATTGGATGCACACGGGGTTGATGCAGAGTTGATATTAACAGATATCGCATCTGGGCTAGAGAACCGTCTAGCTGGTTTGGTTGATGTCATGGTTGTGAACCCTCCTTACGTACCTACTCCCGAAGATGAAGTCGGCGCTGAAGGTATTATCTCTTCTTGGGCTGGAGGGGAAAATGGAAGGAGAGTAATTGATCGGATTCTGCCTGTTGCAGACCATCTTTTGTCTGAAAAGGGATGGTTGTACATGGTCACCTTGACGGCAAACAATCCCTCAGAGATATGCCTGCAAATGAGGAAAAAAGGATATGCTTCTAAGATTATCATTCAAAGATCGACAGAGGAAGAAAGTCTACATATAATCAAGTTCTGGCGGGATTTCGATACTACGGTAGATGAGGTAACAGACCAATCCCTTATTGGGTTCCTGGGCTCCTTGCTTGCACAAATTCCTCTATTTTCTCTCTGGAGAGGCAGCAATAGTAACGATAACTGCTGA
- the LOC112752687 gene encoding uncharacterized protein, protein MVAKCSNCALLIIAVVLLFSTTGSYRIFPPNAPNLTTVEPPSSSFNNSERQALIQSGWWGSHHAIDPNHCYWRGVSCDDAGSVVGIYGWELNYESKLLQLQTLNFTAFPNLVSMSLDGMGLTGSIPKEIGTVTKLSYLVLSNNSLHGKLPPTLSNLTQLEFLYVSFNSLSGIIPSTFSLLENLISLELDSNQIEGPIPLQIGNLSNLIKLNLSHNLLNGSIPFTLGQSKNLIYLNLDSNQIEGHIPIEIGNLKQLQILNLSSNYLSGQIPLQIEALVSLQELYIEFNQINGSIPSEFQNLINLHTLYLSHNMISGVIPPKLFQLSNLVSLHLSNNQLGGNIPSEIRNLDFLCDINLSNNKLEGLIPSPILNCFMSFGKVDFSNNLLSGNIPSKIGYVDKLNMSHNLLSGSIPFLSISDNPYIPWREYSLSSLDLSYNNLTGILPVELTTIPYINLSFNFFECPQGCKGFHAKSLIGNTPRSVNSSVQVQKTEKPRNLIVIALPITCCFLFIIFVGILCYIRCTNKVKFEQSSKKDGDLFSIWNYDGKIAFEDIIEATQDFDIRHCIGTGAYGSVYKAQLPSGKIVALKKLHQRESQNPSFDKSFRNEIKMLSQIRHRNIVKLHGFCLHNRCMFLVYEYMERGSLFYALSMDDDEAKELSWSKRVNIISGTANALAYMHHDCFPPIVHRDVTSNNILLNSELHAVVSDFGTARLLDPDSSNQTLQVGTYGYLAPELAYTMTVTEKCDVYSFGVVALETLMGRHPGVLILSLFNSSNKNIMIKDLLDSRIRLPLCQRDTQAIVQVLILALACLRSDPKSRPSMQQVAYELSNFEQSSLSLSFSKISVFQLIA, encoded by the exons atggtGGCAAAGTGTAGTAACTGTGCTCTACTGATTATAGCAGTGGTGCTTTTGTTTTCTACCACAGGCTCTTATAGGATATTCCCACCAAATGCACCCAACCTCACCACCGTGGAGCCGCCTTCCTCTTCCTTCAATAATTCGGAAAGACAGGCATTGATTCAGAGTGGCTGGTGGGGTAGTCATCACGCCATTGACCCAAACCATTGCTATTGGCGGGGCGTCAGCTGCGACGATGCTGGAAGTGTTGTAGGGATTTACGGATGGGAATTGAATTACGAATCCAAATTATTGCAGCTACAGACCTTGAACTTCACGGCCTTCCCCAATTTGGTTTCTATGAGTCTTGATGGAATGGGGCTTACCGGAAGCATCCCCAAAGAAATTGGTACCGTTACAAAGCTTTCTTATCTTGTTTTGTCGAATAATAGTCTTCATGGTAAACTGCCTCCAACACTTTCAAATCTTACTCAGCTTGAGTTCCTTTATGTTTCTTTTAATTCTCTTAGTGGCATCATTCCTTCTACTTTTAGTCTATTGGAGAATTTGATCTCTCTCGAGTTAGATTCAAATCAAATTGAAGGTCCCATACCACTACAAATAGGAAATTTGAGTAATCTTATAAAGTTGAATCTTTCACACAATTTACTCAATGGTTCAATTCCTTTTACCTTGGGACAATCAAAGAATTTGATATATCTCAACTTAGATTCAAATCAAATTGAAGGACATATACCAATAGAAATAGGAAATTTGAAACAATTACAAATATTAAATCTTTCAAGTAACTATCTCTCTGGTCAAATACCTCTTCAAATAGAAGCATTGGTGTCTTTACAGGAGTTATACATAGAATTCAATCAAATAAATGGTTCCATTCCTTCGGAATTTCAAAATTTGATCAATTTACACACTTTGTATCTTTCTCATAATATGATATCTGGTGTTATACCACCTAAGCTGTTTCAGCTCTCGAATTTGGTCTCTCTTCATCTTTCTAACAATCAATTAGGTGGAAACATACCATCAGAgataagaaatcttgattttctCTGTGACATAAACCTATCTAATAACAAGTTAGAAGGATTGATCCCATCTCCAATACTAAACTGTTTCATGAGTTTTGGGAAAGTAGACTTCAGTAATAATTTGTTAAGTGGAAATATTCCTTCAAAAATCGGTTATGTTGATAAACTTAACATGAGTCACAATCTTCTTAGTGGAAGCATACCTTTTTTGTCCATTAGTGATAATCCTTATATTCCTTGGAGAGAATATTCTTTATCAAGTTTGGATCTTAGCTATAATAATCTCACGGGTATCTTACCTGTAGAACTTACAACTATACCTTATATAAATTTGTCATTTAACTTTTTTGAATGTCCACAAGGCTGCAAAGGTTTTCATgcaaaatcattaattggtaaTACTCCAAGGTCTGTCAATTCTTCGGTTCAAGTTCAAAAAACCGAAAAACCAAGGAACCTAATTGTAATTGCTCTTCCCATCACTTGTTGCTTCCTCTTTATCATTTTTGTGGGCATATTATGTTATATTCGATGCACCAATAAAGTTAAATTTGAACAAAGTTCAAAAAAGGATGGAGACTTGTTTTCCATATGGAACTATGATGGGAAAATTGCATTTGAAGACATCATCGAAGCAACACAGGATTTTGATATCAGACACTGCATAGGAACTGGTGCTTATGGCAGTGTGTACAAAGCCCAACTTCCAAGTGGCAAAATTGTTGCATTGAAGAAACTTCACCAAAGAGAGTCACAAAATCCATCTTTTGACAAGAGCTTCCGCAACGAGATTAAGATGTTATCACAAATTCGTCATAGAAACATTGTCAAGCTTCATGGATTTTGTCTCCACAATCGATGCATGTTTTTGGTTTACGAATACATGGAACGAGGAAGCTTATTTTATGCCTTAAGCATGGATGATGATGAGGCTAAGGAGCTAAGTTGGAGCAAAAGGGTGAATATCATTAGTGGAACAGCTAATGCTTTGGCATACATGCATCATGACTGTTTCCCACCGATAGTTCATAGAGATGTAACAAGCAACAACATTTTGTTGAACTCAGAGTTGCATGCTGTTGTCTCGGACTTTGGAACTGCTAGACTTCTTGATCCTGATTCTTCAAATCAAACATTACAAGTTGGAACGTATGGATACCTTGCACCAG AATTGGCCTATACAATGACTGTGACAGAAAAGTGCGATGTTTACAGCTTTGGAGTGGTGGCATTGGAAACATTAATGGGAAGACATCCAGGAGTTCTAATATTGTCATTGTTCAACTCGTCTAACAAAAACATAATGATAAAAGATCTCTTGGATTCACGCATCCGCTTACCATTATGTCAAAGAGACACTCAAGCTATAGTTCAAGTGCTGATATTGGCATTGGCATGCTTGCGCTCTGATCCAAAGTCAAGACCATCAATGCAGCAAGTGGCATATGAACTTTCTAATTTTGAACAATCATCATTGTCTTTGTCCTTTTCTAAAATCTCAGTTTTTCAGTTGATAGCTTAA
- the LOC112752719 gene encoding pentatricopeptide repeat-containing protein At2g03880, mitochondrial, giving the protein MHKFNSKVMQISYNPCHPFRLIPFLHCIYTSTTSHQSIYHSNQLLNGLSKSGRVDDARKLFDKMLQRDEYTWNTMISIYVNVGRLAEARDIFYRFSGRSSIAWSSLISGYCRFGYESEAFDLFRCMRLEGQNPSQYTLGSLLRACSALGWIKSGTLIHGYVIKNGFKSNVYVVTGLVDMYAKCKYISEAEFLFKGLSFDKGNHVLWTTMVTGYAQNGDGFKAIEFFRYMRREGVDSNQFTFPSIVTACSAVSAHCFGEQVHGCIIRSGFGCNVYVQSALVDMYAKCGEFNSAKRVLETMEEDDVVSWNSMIVGCARHGFEDEVLALFQKMHARNMKIDEYTFPSVLNCCVLGLTDSKSVHCLIIKTGFENYKPVSNALVDMYAKTGKLSSAFSVFGRMLEKDVISWTSLVTGYAQNGLHEESLKTFCDMRIAGVSPDQFIFASILSVCAELTVLEFGKQVHADFIKSGLKSSLSVDNSLVTMYAKCGCLDHADTIFISMQVQDVITWTALIVGYAQNGKGRESLRIYDAMVSCGTKPDYITFIGLLFACSHAGLMEDGHIYFQQMNKVYGIKPGPEHYACMIDLFGRSGKLDKARDLLDKMDVEPDATVWKALLAACRVHGNLELGERAATNLFHLEPKNAMPYVMLSNMYSAAHKWDEVAKVRKLMKSKGIVKEPGCSWIEINGTVHTFISEDRGHPRVAEIYSKLDGVITLIKEAGYVPDMTFSLHDMDREGKEASLAYHSEKLAVAFGILASSPGVPIRIFKNLRVCGDCHSAMKYISKVLNHHIILRDSNCFHHFKGGECSCGDYW; this is encoded by the coding sequence ATGCACAAGTTCAACTCAAAAGTTATGCAGATTTCATATAATCCATGTCACCCCTTCAGGCTTATACCATTTCTTCATTGTATCTACACCAGCACGACATCTCATCAATCCATTTACCATTCGAATCAGCTTCTTAATGGGTTGTCAAAATCTGGTCGAGTGGATGATGCCCGGAAATTGTTCGACAAAATGCTCCAGAGGGATGAGTATACTTGGAACACCATGATTTCCATTTATGTTAATGTGGGAAGATTGGCTGAGGCAAGAGATATTTTTTACCGGTTTTCAGGAAGAAGTTCCATCGCATGGTCCTCCCTCATATCTGGGTATTGCAGATTTGGGTATGAAAGTGAAGCTTTTGATTTGTTTAGGTGTATGAGGttggagggtcagaatccaagcCAATACACTCTGGGAAGTCTTCTGAGGGCGTGTTCAGCATTGGGTTGGATCAAAAGTGGAACATTGATTCATGGGTATGTGATAAAGAACGGATTTAAATCCAATGTGTATGTTGTTACTGGACTGGTTGACATGTACGCCAAGTGCAAATACATTTCAGAAGCTGAGTTTCTCTTCAAGGGGTTGTCCTTTGACAAGGGAAATCATGTACTGTGGACTACCATGGTCACTGGTTATGCTCAAAATGGTGATGGCTTTAAGGCAATTGAGTTTTTTCGGTACATGCGTAGGGAAGGGGTTGACTCCAATCAGTTCACTTTTCCTAGCATAGTGACAGCATGTTCAGCAGTTTCAGCTCATTGTTTTGGGGAACAAGTGCATGGTTGCATTATAAGGAGTGGTTTTGGATGCAATGTATATGTTCAAAGTGCATTGGTTGATATGTATGCAAAATGCGGAGAATTTAATAGTGCAAAAAGAGTGTTGGAAACTATGGAGGAGGATGATGTTGTTTCATGGAACTCTATGATAGTTGGGTGTGCAAGACACGGGTTTGAAGACGAAGTTCTAGCCTTGTTTCAAAAGATGCATGCAAGGAACATGAAAATTGATGAATATACATTCCCATCTGTCCTGAACTGTTGCGTATTAGGACTTACAGATTCGAAATCTGTTCATTGCTTAATAATCAAGACAGGGTTTGAGAATTATAAACCTGTTAGCAATGCTCTTGTTGACATGTACGCCAAAACTGGGAAGCTAAGTAGTGCATTTTCAGTATTTGGAAGGATGCTTGAGAAGGATGTTATCTCATGGACCTCTCTTGTCACAGGCTATGCACAAAATGGTTTGCATGAAGAATCCCTTAAAACTTTTTGTGACATGAGAATTGCCGGAGTCAGTCCAGACCAATTTATTTTTGCGAGTATTCTGAGTGTCTGTGCAGAACTGACTGTTCTAGAATTTGGTAAACAAGTGCATGCAGACTTTATTAAATCAGGTCTTAAGTCATCATTATCAGTAGATAACTCTCTTGTGACAATGTATGCAAAATGTGGATGCTTGGATCATGCTgatactatttttatttcaatGCAAGTCCAGGATGTAATTACTTGGACAGCTCTTATTGTTGGTTATGCACAGAATGGGAAGGGAAGAGAATCCTTAAGAATTTATGATGCTATGGTTTCATGTGGTACAAAACCAGACTATATCACATTTATAGGATTATTATTTGCTTGTAGCCATGCCGGTCTTATGGAAGACGGTCATATATATTTTCAGCAAATGAATAAGGTTTATGGTATAAAACCTGGCCCTGAACACTATGCCTGTATGATTGATCTTTTTGGACGCTCAGGAAAGCTTGATAAGGCAAGAGACTTACTAGATAAAATGGATGTGGAGCCAGATGCAACTGTATGGAAGGCACTCCTTGCTGCATGTAGAGTGCATGGGAACTTGGAATTAGGTGAAAGAGCAGCCACGAATCTTTTTCATTTGGAACCAAAGAATGCAATGCCTTATGTTATGTTGTCTAACATGTATTCCGCAGCTCATAAATGGGATGAAGTTGCAAAAGTTCGAAAGTTGATGAAATCAAAAGGAATAGTTAAGGAGCCTGGATGTAGTTGGATTGAGATCAACGGCACGGTACATACCTTCATTTCTGAAGATAGGGGACATCCAAGGGTGGCTGAGATTTATTCCAAGCTTGATGGAGTTATAACACTAATTAAGGAGGCTGGCTATGTTCCTGATATGACTTTCTCTTTGCATGACATGGATAGAGAGGGAAAGGAGGCCAGTCTTGCTTATCATAGCGAGAAACTGGCTGTTGCTTTTGGAATTCTTGCTTCTTCACCAGGTGTCCCAATTCGGATTTTCAAGAATCTCCGAGTATGTGGAGACTGCCATTCTGCTATGAAATATATATCAAAAGTTCTGAATCATCATATAATATTAAGGGATTCAAACTGCTTTCATCATTTTAAAGGAGGGGAGTGTTCTTGTGGGGATTATTGGTAG
- the LOC112752639 gene encoding pentatricopeptide repeat-containing protein At2g22410, mitochondrial — MNFLYISKLRSLSSLIPAKLLGFCSCLHTRSLLPYAKHVNWNTTHSFVHRNPLLSLVERCKSLIQLKQIQAQMTLTGLIDNSFAASRLVAFCALSESQTLGYCTKILFHTNEPNVFSWNTTIRGYIESGDLDGALVLYKKMLQYDGLKPDNHTYPLLLKACSSPSLNCVGHTILGHVLKFGFEFDLFVHNALISMLLSYGDLEAAYDVFNRGCVRDLVTWNAMITGCVRRGLEIEAIKLYREMEAEKVKPNEITMIGLVSSCSRLHDLNLGREFHCYIEEHKLELTVPLINALMDMYVKCGDLLSAQVLFDNMAQKTIVSWTTMVFGYARFGYLDIARKILYKVPEKSVVLWNAIISGCVQSKHSKEALTLFHEMQINNIEPDKVTMINCLCACSQLGALDVGIWIHHYIERKNLSVDVTLGTALVDMYAKCGNIDKALQVFQELPQRNCLTWTAIICGLAFNGNSCDAIYYFSEMIRVGLMPDEITFLGVLSACCHGGLVEEGRKYFSQMSSKFNIFPKLKHYSCMVDLLGRAGHLEDAEELIQNMPIEADAAVWGALFFACRVHGNVQIGKRAAMKLLEMDPQDSGNYVLLASMYSEAKMWKEARSARKLMKERGVDKLPGCSSIEINGIVHEFVVKDALHPQSEMIYESLISLTKQLELEVTSAVPASRDNLSF, encoded by the coding sequence ATGAACTTTCTTTATATCAGCAAACTCAGATCATTGTCTTCTTTGATCCCAGCCAAACTTTTAGGCTTTTGTTCTTGTTTACATACTCGCTCATTGTTGCCCTATGCCAAACACGTCAATTGGAACACAACCCACAGTTTTGTTCATAGAAACCCACTTCTTTCTCTCGTAGAAAGATGTAAATCCTTGATTCAGTTAAAGCAAATTCAAGCTCAAATGACCTTAACAGGCTTAATAGACAATAGCTTTGCTGCAAGTCGCCTTGTTGCTTTCTGCGCGCTCTCAGAATCTCAAACACTTGGATATTgcacaaaaattttatttcatacaAACGAACCAAATGTCTTTTCTTGGAATACGACAATTAGGGGATATATAGAAAGTGGAGACTTAGATGGAGCTCTTGTTTTGTACAAGAAAATGTTGCAGTATGATGGGTTGAAGCCAGATAATCATACTTATCCGTTATTGCTTAAAGCATGTTCTTCTCCTTCTCTAAATTGTGTAGGTCATACTATACTTGGACATGTATTAAAGTTTGGTTTTGAATTTGACTTATTTGTGCACAATGCATTGATCTCTATGCTACTGTCCTATGGGGACTTAGAGGCAGCATATGATGTGTTCAATAGAGGATGTGTGAGGGACCTGGTAACTTGGAATGCGATGATCACGGGATGTGTTAGAAGAGGACTGGAGATTGAGGCTATAAAACTTTATCGGGAAATGGAGGCTGAGAAGGTGAAACCAAATGAAATTACAATGATTGGGTTGGTTTCTTCTTGTTCTCGGTTACATGATTTGAATCTTGGCAGAGAATTTCATTGTTACATCGAAGAACATAAGCTTGAGTTGACAGTTCCACTTATTAATGCACTTATGGACATGTATGTGAAGTGTGGAGACCTATTGTCTGCACAAGTTTTATTTGATAACATGGCACAGAAGACCATTGTTTCATGGACTACAATGGTTTTTGGATACGCCAGATTCGGTTACCTTGATATTGCTaggaaaattttatataaagttCCAGAGAAGAGTGTTGTTCTTTGGAATGCAATCATCAGTGGCTGTGTTCAATCCAAGCATAGTAAGGAGGCATTGACTTTATTCCATGAAATGCAAATTAATAATATAGAGCCTGATAAAGTGACCATGATTAACTGCTTGTGTGCATGTTCACAACTAGGAGCACTTGATGTTGGAATATGGATTCACCATtatattgaaagaaaaaatctTTCTGTAGACGTCACCTTGGGAACTGCTCTAGTTGACATGTATGCCAAGTGTGGAAATATTGACAAGGCTCTCCAAGTTTTTCAAGAGCTTCCTCAAAGAAATTGTTTGACCTGGACAGCCATTATTTGCGGTTTAGCATTTAATGGGAATTCCTGTGATGCTATATACTATTTCTCAGAAATGATTCGTGTTGGATTGATGCCTGATGAGATCACCTTTCTTGGTGTCTTATCAGCTTGTTGCCATGGAGGTTTAGTTGAAGAAGGCCGCAAATATTTTTCCCAAATGAGCTCCAAATTCAATATATTCCCTAAGCTTAAACACTACTCTTGCATGGTGGATCTTCTAGGAAGGGCTGGTCATCTGGAGGATGCTGAAGAGCTTATCCAAAATATGCCTATAGAAGCGGATGCTGCGGTATGGGGTGCTTTATTCTTTGCTTGTCGTGTTCATGGCAATGTTCAGATTGGGAAGAGGGCAGCTATGAAGCTCCTTGAGATGGATCCTCAAGATAGTGGGAATTATGTTCTCCTTGCTAGCATGTACAGTGAAGCAAAAATGTGGAAGGAGGCAAGGAGTGCAAGGAAACTAATGAAGGAAAGAGGGGTAGATAAGCTTCCTGGTTGCAGCTCCATTGAGATCAATGGCATTGTTCATGAGTTTGTGGTAAAGGATGCATTACATCCACAGTCTGAAATGATTTATGAAAGCCTGATTTCTTTGACAAAGCAACTGGAGCTTGAAGTTACATCCGCAGTTCCAGCTTCTAGAGATAATCTTTCCTTCTAA